CGAGTTTTGTAATTTCGATCTTCAAGTTGGGAAGCGTATTTGATTggggggtttttttttttcaattttattactCTAGCTTCAATTCCTGTTTCATTTGCCTCTCTGTATTTTGTATTCTATATTCCACGAATTTTAAATTCCTACATACATGTATAGATGCAGTTTTGTATGATTTGAGGATTAAAAAGGAAGGAGGGTGAGGCTTGGATTTGAGATTTGAATCAGCAACTTTGTGATTTCTGAGTTATTTTAATGGGGAAGCCAACgggaaagaagaaggaaaatgtTGGGGAGAAGCCTGGGAATACTAATTCTAAGACTGCTCGGCCCTCTGACCGGAATTCGAAGGCGTTCGATGAAGACACGGCGATTTTCATAAACATGTCCCAAGAGCTTAAGGAGGAAGGCAACCGGCTATTTCAGAAGCGAGATCATGAAGGCGCCATGTTGAAATATGAGAAAGCTCTTAAGCTTTTGCCGAGAAATCATATTGATGTTGCTCATCTCCATAGCAACATGGCTGCTTGTTATATGCAATTGGGATTGGGCGAGTATCCACGGGCGATTAACGAGTGCAATTTGGCGTTGGAGGCTCATCCAAGGTACAGCAAGGCGTTGTTGAAGAGAGCAAGGTGTTACGAGGCTTTGAATCGGTTTGATTTGGCGTTGAGAGATGTCAATACTGTTTTGAGCTTGGAGCCTAATAACTTCTCTGCGTTGGAGATTTTGGATAGTGTCAAGAAGACGATGAGAGAAAAGGGTGTTGATATTGATGAGAAAGAAATTGGTTTGGCCAGCGTAAAGCTACCTCCCGGAGCGCATTTGCGAAAGGTGGTTAGGGAGAAactaaggaagaagaagaataagaaaattGATGAAAAGACAGATGATAAGTTGATTGTGGAGGAGAAGGTTGATCAAGTGATTCAAGTTGATCATGTTGAAGATAAGGAAGTTACAATAAATACTATTGAGGAAGACAAACTGTTCATTGAACCGATTGAGGAAAAACCGGTCTCAAAGACAGTGAAGTTAGTATTTGGAGAAGACATAAGATGGGCACAGTTACCTACAAATTGCAGCATGAAATTGGTGAGCGAGATAGTTCGAGACAGATTTCCAAGCTTGAAGGGTGTTCTTGTGAAGTACAGAGATCAAGAGGGTGATCTGGTTACAATTACTACCACAGAGGAGTTAAGGTCGGTTGAATCATCTAGTCAGTCGCAGGGTTCACTTAGACTTTACATCACAGAGGTCAGTCCTGACCAGGAACCTGCCTACAAGGAAATCGAGAGCGAGGAGAAGCATCCAGAGGTTGttggtaaaagaaaaaatacagcGGTGATGAATGGGGATTCGGTAAATGACAAAGAGATTGTAAGGGGAACGACCACGGTTGAGGACTGGATAGTCCAGTTTGCACGATTGTTCAAGAACCATGTTGCGGTTGATTCTGATTCATACTTAGATCTTCATGAGCTTGGAATGAAGCTGTACTCGGAAGCGATGGAGGATTCAGTAACAGGAGATAGTGCACAGGAACTTTTTGAAATTGCTGCTGATAagtttcaagaaatggcagctCTGGCATTCTTCAACTGGGGCAATGTTCACATGTCCAGGGCAAGGAAGCAGGTGTTCTTTCCAGAAGACAGTTCGAGAGAAACTCTACTTCTACGGATTAAGGATGCATATGAATGGGCACGAAAAGAATACAAAAAAGCCGAAATGAGATACGAAGAAGCTCTAAATGTAAAACCTGACTTCTATGAAGGTTTCCTTGCACTTGGGCAGCAGCAGTTTGAGCAGGCTAAGCTTTGCTGGTATTATGCTATTGCTAGTGGAAGCAAAATCGATTTGGAATCGAGCTTCTCCACAGAGGTCTTACAACTTTATAACAAGGCCGAGGACAGCATGGAGAAGGGCATGCTGATGTGGGAAGAAATGGAGGAACAGCGCCTGAATGGACTCTCCAAAAGTGAAAAATACAGATCTGAGTTAGAAAAAATGGGATTGGAAAAACTATTTACTGAGATACCTGCTGATGAAGCTGCAGAGCTGGCTTCAAACATGAGATCACAGATATACCTTTTATGGGGCACCTTGTTGTATGAGCGTTCTGTCGTGGAATATAAGATCGAGCTACCAACCTGGGAGGAATGTTTGGAAGTGTCGGTGGAGAAGTTCGAACTTGCTGGGGCTTCCCAAACAGATATTGCAGTTATGATAAAGAATCATTGTTCCAATGAAACAGCACTGGAAGGTAAAGCACAAGCTGGCCTCCCCATGGAGAATACAGCTTCTGTTTGATGCAATATTATTCAACTTTTCTTTTCACACAATCTTTTTCTGTTGTTAATAGAGCATCTTATTATTTTGGGCTTGCAGGTTTCGGCTTCAAAATCGATGAGATCGTGCAGGCATGGAATGAAATGTATGATGCTAAAAGGTGGCAGTTTGGCGTTCCATCTTTCCGCCTCGAGCCTTTATTTCGACGTCGGGCTCCAAAACTTCACTTCACTCTCGAACATTTTTGAGAGTTTTTGTCGATGGGGGCTTTCTTTATAAGCAATATTTCAGTTTTCTTTGCATCAAATTTTCTGGTGTTCTGCTTTCCCCTATAGACAAAGGTAATAGAGCATCTCATTTAGAAGCtttccaaatttatttatttatgacaGAAAGTTACCTTTACAGAACTCAATGTTGTTAATGCAATCTATATTAACCCCACCATGCTGAATTGTTattaatttaaacttatttCTTCTATAAATGCAATTATATGATGTAAATTGGTAGCTCTAATTATTCTCTTGATATATTTCAAGTTTATCTTTCTTATGTGTTTTGTGGCGCTGCCCTCTTCATAGACCCTGTTGTTTATTAGTTTATACACATACAATACCAGAGCAGAGACGCATTACGTTCTTTATTTCTCGAGAACTCGATTCTTGTAGCTTCTAGTATATACTTCATGTTTTCTTTCAGTCCTCTATTCGAAAATTTCTATACAATTTCTTCCAATAAACTCAGCATGCCTGTTAACATGTTTCATTCCTCATCTTCCAAGTTACTCATGCTGCATTCTTTCTGTGGTTGCAGATGTTTTACGCCAGCCGTTATCTTTTCGATTTGTTGTTTACTTGGTCAGAGTGTAAGTTTGTTTATAGTATTTTTCATTTGCACTTTCATTCAAGAGAAGATGGGCAATTCAGCAACAAAGATATAGTTGTAGAACTATTCATTATTCATCAACGACGATTCTATAGGGTGGAGGAAGAAactttaattttgaatttgatttatGAGATTGAATACAGAGAAGTTGTTGTTTGTGAAATTTCAAGAGCAGTTTGTTTATGATAGAGATTGTTAAAGTGATTGTTTTGGAATTTGAAGAGTGATTGTAATGAAATTATATAGCTACAACAAATTAATATTCTTTGTTACTTTCCCATGTAGAAAATTCTCTTTATGCTTTTTAGTTCGAACTTGTTCAAATTATTTTGGTATTTGATAAAcagttaaaaatatttacgactaaTGATATATTCGGATAaaagtctattagtgataaataTGAAATGTTGCTatgttttgtaattattttagttcattttcttgaaatgcTCCTTCTAAATAGCTTGgtcataaaatttataaaatgtaactattctaaaatttaaaacttcgaGAACTTATATCTATACTTATCAGCTAAAAAACTAACAATATCATGGGTTTTCTTTAGaaatcatttgtttttttattgtttgttttaaaaTCAACATATTAATAGTGcttctatattttcaaatttaaagaaacttcaaaataaaaacaaaaattattgaaaaatgataaaattgttgaaaatatttacaaaatatatcaaaatatcaaattttattaagataGAGAGTGGTAAAAGTCTATTATTGTCTATAAAATAcactgatagaagtctatcgatGTCTATTAAATGCAGTGATAGAAGTCCATCGACGTCTATCATTGATTGAATTcgaaaatttgttatatttttttaaataatgggTTCATTGCActaaatttgaaaatacttcaattttttttttttttttgaaaaaaaaaacaaattctaTGCTTTTCTTTGAAGTTTGTGAAgcaaaaaaaacaaagtaataaataaataataaaaaataaatgaatggTAGGCCACATGTCGAAGATTAGATAAGGAGTCATTTTTACGAACGATGCGTAGTATTACCCGCTAAACTCCCGAATAGGACCATGTGGGCcatttttccaaaattaaaaagtatttTAGTAGGGCCCACACAAGTCACGTATAAAAGGAAACCACGTTTCAGGTTTGTTGGCGGGGGCGCAACGCAAAAAGCATTTCtctgtttgtttgttttctttcttaCGCTACAAAATACTCCACAGTTCGTCTTTTTTCTCTAATCAAAATTCCCAACCGATCCATCGTCGACTCGAAGAAACCGATCTTGGATTCTGAATGAAGAATAATTTCTAAAATCGTTCTCAATCAATGTGTGTGCGGATGCTCTCTCTTCATCTCCGGCGTTGATCGATATGCATGCGGCTGACGGTGCTGTTCTTCTTCGTGTACATTGCTGGAAAACGATCGAGGAGCTCTGTAACTACTTAACTCcattttattttacatttacGGTTCCATTTTTGGCATTTCTGAAATCTTTTGTTGTGTTTTACGCCTAATCTCTCTTCCTTTCTGTTTTTGGTGCTTGAATCCGATGGATGCTTTCTTCTTCTCCGGCGTTGATCGATATGCTTACGGCTTAAAGGTACTGTTCTTCGTGTACATTGCCGGAAAACGCTCGAGGAGCTCTGTAACTACTTAACTCCATGTTCTTTTACATTTAGGGTTCTGTTTTTGGAATTTCTGAAATAGTTTATTGTGTTCTACGCCTAAtgtctcttccttctcttctttttgttttcggTGCTTGAATCCGAAGGTTTTGTTTCACTTCTTCTGTGGAATGATGGCTGTCGACTTTTCAAGTGATGGATTATGACTGGCATTGTTGTCATCTAGAGTACAGTTGTGATGGCTCCTCTACGAGTCTCCGGCGGCGAAAACAGGTTTGCGTTTGGTTTTTTCGTCCCTTGCTACTTGCTGCGTCTATTTTCGTCTTCTTGATTTGGATTGCTTTCCAAATCGAGAAATATGTGGAACTATAACCTGTGCATTTCTGAGAATGAATTGTTCGGCTCCTTCGTGTTTGTTTTAGGGATTATGTGTTTCCTTTAGGTATTGATTAGCGTTTCGTTCGTATGAATTTTGTCCTGTTAACTTAGCTACGGCACTTGAGCTTGGATGGCTCTGTTGCCTTCTGATTGGTTTGCGTTCATCTGACCTTGTTTGTTCATATAGATCTAGCATGTTTTGTTGTCGACATTTCAAATTACAGTTCGTGATAGATTTTTTTGTTGCATAGTCGCATAAGCATGTTTTAGTTGACGGTAGATCTAAAGTGTGTTCTATAATTAGGTTGAACGTAGTCTATAATGTATTTTCAACAACTCATACATTTGCATTCATACATGCGAGTGTTTGGCTGAAAGCTAAACGTATAAGTATGCAAATGTACTACCGGATGGTTGGTTGAACATCATTGTACTTTAACTGTGAATAATGTTTCAAATTTAGGTCATACGCTTCCTCCTTGCCCTCCCTTCCATCCTCTCAGTTTCTGTTTTATTTTGTCTTGCATCTCTTTCTTGGTTTTCTTTGAGGATGATAGCTTACCTATTACTAGTTAGTTGCATCTTTCCTGAtcttt
This region of Cucumis melo cultivar AY chromosome 7, USDA_Cmelo_AY_1.0, whole genome shotgun sequence genomic DNA includes:
- the LOC103493781 gene encoding protein PHOX1 codes for the protein MGKPTGKKKENVGEKPGNTNSKTARPSDRNSKAFDEDTAIFINMSQELKEEGNRLFQKRDHEGAMLKYEKALKLLPRNHIDVAHLHSNMAACYMQLGLGEYPRAINECNLALEAHPRYSKALLKRARCYEALNRFDLALRDVNTVLSLEPNNFSALEILDSVKKTMREKGVDIDEKEIGLASVKLPPGAHLRKVVREKLRKKKNKKIDEKTDDKLIVEEKVDQVIQVDHVEDKEVTINTIEEDKLFIEPIEEKPVSKTVKLVFGEDIRWAQLPTNCSMKLVSEIVRDRFPSLKGVLVKYRDQEGDLVTITTTEELRSVESSSQSQGSLRLYITEVSPDQEPAYKEIESEEKHPEVVGKRKNTAVMNGDSVNDKEIVRGTTTVEDWIVQFARLFKNHVAVDSDSYLDLHELGMKLYSEAMEDSVTGDSAQELFEIAADKFQEMAALAFFNWGNVHMSRARKQVFFPEDSSRETLLLRIKDAYEWARKEYKKAEMRYEEALNVKPDFYEGFLALGQQQFEQAKLCWYYAIASGSKIDLESSFSTEVLQLYNKAEDSMEKGMLMWEEMEEQRLNGLSKSEKYRSELEKMGLEKLFTEIPADEAAELASNMRSQIYLLWGTLLYERSVVEYKIELPTWEECLEVSVEKFELAGASQTDIAVMIKNHCSNETALEGFGFKIDEIVQAWNEMYDAKRWQFGVPSFRLEPLFRRRAPKLHFTLEHF